From a region of the uncultured Methanobrevibacter sp. genome:
- a CDS encoding glycosyltransferase family 2 protein: MKVSVVTPNYNGERFLKAFFESLNNDSELIDEVIIVDNGSDDGSKDYIRTNSFNFSVKIIENSKNLGFAPAVNQGILEARNEYIFSLNNDTEIKKGSIRALVDLISSDDEIFSVQAKMLQYNNKELVDDVGDEYNILAWTKKTGENHNSNEFTQVREIFSSCAGAAMYKKSLLTEIGMFDANYFAYMEDVDLAIRSRIYGYKNLLCPDAVVYHIGSATSGSRHNDFKVRLAARNNVWTIYKNLPIPMKIVNFIFLFLGFLIKYVFFVKKGFGSTYLSGLREGLSTRNKIDKVKFRAGNTKNYFKIEYRLIINTLKFLKK; this comes from the coding sequence ATGAAGGTTTCTGTTGTTACACCAAACTATAATGGGGAAAGGTTCCTGAAGGCATTTTTTGAATCCCTCAACAATGATTCAGAATTGATTGATGAGGTTATAATAGTAGATAATGGATCAGATGACGGAAGTAAAGACTACATCAGGACAAATTCCTTTAATTTTTCAGTTAAAATAATTGAAAATTCCAAAAATCTGGGCTTTGCTCCTGCGGTTAATCAGGGAATTCTAGAAGCCCGCAACGAATATATCTTTAGTTTGAATAATGATACTGAAATTAAAAAGGGTTCAATCAGGGCATTGGTTGATTTGATATCATCTGATGATGAAATATTTTCCGTTCAGGCCAAAATGCTGCAGTATAACAACAAGGAACTGGTGGATGATGTAGGTGATGAGTACAATATTCTTGCCTGGACCAAAAAGACGGGGGAAAATCACAATTCCAATGAATTTACCCAGGTAAGGGAAATATTTTCCTCATGTGCCGGTGCTGCAATGTATAAGAAATCACTATTGACAGAAATTGGAATGTTCGATGCCAATTATTTCGCCTATATGGAGGATGTGGACCTAGCTATTCGTTCCAGAATCTATGGATATAAGAATCTTCTCTGTCCTGATGCTGTTGTTTATCATATAGGTTCTGCAACATCCGGAAGCAGGCACAATGATTTCAAGGTTCGCCTTGCTGCAAGAAACAATGTATGGACGATTTACAAGAACCTGCCAATACCAATGAAGATTGTCAACTTCATATTCCTATTTTTAGGATTTTTAATCAAATATGTATTTTTTGTCAAAAAGGGATTCGGTTCAACATATCTGTCCGGTTTAAGGGAAGGGCTGTCCACAAGAAACAAAATAGACAAGGTCAAGTTCCGGGCAGGCAATACAAAAAACTATTTTAAAATCGAATACAGATTAATAATTAACACATTAAAATTTTTGAAAAAATAA
- a CDS encoding glycosyltransferase family 2 protein: MDLSVVIVNYQTFELTKNTIDSILEYDYPFSYEIFVVDNASGDDSLKRLQDYFGDKVRFIASKENNGFAAGNNQALREATGRYQLLLNSDTIVWQHTLENIYDYMQKNPDVGACGCRVLLEDGDLDKACKRSFPNVKNSFFRLFHIPTKSKDDNYNLTDLPDDGVYEIDCLTGAFMFMRKEALDQVGFLDETFFMYGEDIDLCYRIKRGGWKIVYYGESKITHLKGASSKKQKSKLIYEFYRAMYIYYKKHHASESLFIVNWVVYLGIALLCCLKLFLNIFKKKS; the protein is encoded by the coding sequence ATGGACCTTTCAGTTGTTATTGTAAACTATCAGACTTTTGAGTTAACAAAAAATACTATTGACTCAATTTTGGAATATGATTATCCATTTTCATATGAGATATTTGTTGTGGACAACGCATCCGGCGATGATAGTTTGAAAAGGTTGCAGGACTATTTTGGCGATAAGGTAAGGTTCATCGCTTCAAAGGAAAATAACGGTTTTGCAGCAGGAAACAATCAGGCCTTAAGAGAGGCTACCGGCAGATATCAGCTTCTTTTAAACTCAGATACTATCGTTTGGCAGCACACATTGGAAAACATTTATGATTACATGCAAAAAAATCCCGATGTCGGTGCATGCGGTTGCCGGGTCCTTTTGGAGGATGGTGATCTTGACAAGGCATGCAAAAGGTCTTTTCCAAATGTTAAAAACTCATTTTTCAGACTGTTTCATATTCCGACCAAAAGCAAGGACGATAACTATAACCTGACAGACCTTCCGGATGATGGAGTTTATGAAATTGACTGTCTTACCGGTGCGTTCATGTTCATGAGAAAGGAAGCCCTGGACCAGGTGGGTTTTCTTGACGAGACTTTTTTCATGTATGGCGAGGACATTGACCTTTGCTACCGCATAAAGAGGGGAGGCTGGAAGATAGTTTATTATGGGGAGTCCAAAATCACTCACCTCAAGGGTGCCAGCAGCAAAAAACAAAAGTCCAAGCTAATATATGAGTTTTACCGTGCAATGTATATCTACTATAAAAAGCACCATGCATCAGAGTCACTTTTTATCGTAAACTGGGTTGTCTATTTGGGCATTGCCCTTTTGTGTTGCTTAAAACTATTTTTGAATATCTTCAAAAAGAAAAGTTAA
- a CDS encoding glycosyltransferase family A protein, with protein sequence MDNFDVSVIVPVYNCEEYIGTTLDSIINQDFKNFEVIVIDDGSTDRSLEIINEKLSKSLISHQIIHQENSGVSSARNAGISKATGKYLVFIDGDDYVTGNHLSELYNGKSDFSLVQFIKKDGDRLSTPYHFSREFMSCEDFIKKELNMEMPFTFCQLMYKTSIIKDNGIKFNPDLVYGEDIDFALRALIYGDEVTISNEATYYYLQHPQSAINTSEFRRFEVIEIFEGIADFYKSKGRDDLANLVITSRIPKAIFGNMNYFFYNGYDFDRVLNKMKELDLLTKLSRYEGDSKFKSKIRLFLLSPKIYYKTWKKLKNSID encoded by the coding sequence ATGGATAATTTTGATGTTAGTGTTATTGTTCCGGTATATAATTGTGAAGAGTATATAGGTACCACATTAGATTCTATAATTAATCAGGATTTTAAGAATTTTGAAGTCATTGTAATAGATGACGGCTCAACTGACAGGAGTCTGGAAATCATAAATGAGAAGTTGTCAAAGTCATTGATTTCCCATCAGATAATACATCAGGAAAACTCAGGAGTAAGCAGTGCCAGAAATGCCGGAATTTCAAAGGCAACTGGAAAATATCTCGTTTTCATTGATGGTGACGATTATGTAACGGGCAACCACTTGTCTGAACTGTATAACGGGAAAAGCGATTTCAGTCTGGTGCAGTTCATCAAAAAGGATGGTGACAGATTGTCCACTCCATATCATTTCTCAAGAGAATTCATGTCATGTGAGGATTTCATAAAAAAGGAATTGAACATGGAAATGCCATTCACTTTCTGTCAATTGATGTATAAAACCAGCATAATTAAGGACAATGGCATTAAATTCAATCCTGATTTGGTATATGGTGAGGACATAGATTTTGCACTCCGGGCTCTGATATACGGTGATGAGGTGACAATCAGCAATGAGGCAACCTATTATTACCTTCAACATCCGCAATCAGCCATTAACACTTCAGAATTCAGACGTTTTGAGGTAATCGAGATTTTTGAAGGAATTGCTGATTTTTATAAAAGTAAAGGAAGGGATGATTTGGCAAATCTGGTCATTACCTCAAGGATTCCAAAGGCAATATTTGGAAACATGAACTACTTCTTCTATAACGGCTATGATTTTGACAGGGTATTGAATAAGATGAAGGAATTGGATTTGCTTACAAAACTTTCAAGATATGAGGGTGACAGCAAATTCAAATCAAAAATAAGATTATTCTTATTAAGTCCAAAAATATATTATAAAACATGGAAAAAACTAAAAAATTCGATTGATTAA
- a CDS encoding AEC family transporter, which translates to MNEIAITILSIIIMIGLGYFLKRIDFLSEKDIDPFNRIVMYILMPCMIFHALFTADLSYLSKLGILPFIILASSMVTGIVSYFILRQFKLDDITLWSVLVTVMIANTAFMGYPVTLGIFGQEGFLRAIFCDIATLCIFLILSFILILKFGGTVKTAVRKITFFPPLWAVILGLTFNFLNIPIGPVIDNTINYLGQGAIPLIMIALGLSIDFSAIKRSKNMIAFTSVMKLLFFPCIAFLVATQLGLVDLQFKISIIEAAMPSGMMSLLLAITYKLDYEMTSDCILINTVISLITLPAIIMII; encoded by the coding sequence ATGAATGAAATTGCTATTACTATTTTATCAATCATAATAATGATTGGTCTCGGATATTTCCTTAAAAGAATCGATTTTTTAAGCGAGAAGGATATTGATCCGTTTAATAGGATAGTAATGTACATTTTAATGCCCTGCATGATATTTCATGCATTGTTCACTGCCGATTTATCGTATCTGTCAAAATTGGGAATATTGCCATTTATTATTTTGGCATCCTCCATGGTAACAGGTATTGTATCCTATTTTATTTTAAGGCAATTTAAATTGGATGATATTACCTTATGGAGTGTACTGGTTACTGTAATGATTGCCAACACTGCTTTTATGGGTTATCCTGTAACTTTAGGTATTTTTGGCCAGGAAGGATTTTTAAGGGCAATCTTTTGTGATATTGCTACTTTATGTATCTTTTTAATTTTATCTTTCATATTGATTTTAAAGTTCGGAGGTACCGTAAAGACCGCCGTTAGAAAGATTACTTTTTTCCCGCCGTTGTGGGCGGTAATCTTGGGATTAACCTTTAACTTTTTAAACATACCAATAGGGCCGGTAATAGACAATACCATTAATTATCTGGGTCAGGGGGCAATTCCTTTAATCATGATTGCCTTGGGTCTGTCCATTGACTTTTCAGCAATTAAAAGAAGTAAGAACATGATTGCATTTACTTCAGTCATGAAACTGCTTTTCTTCCCATGCATTGCCTTTTTGGTTGCAACTCAACTGGGTCTGGTAGATCTTCAGTTCAAAATTTCCATTATTGAGGCCGCAATGCCATCAGGGATGATGTCCCTCTTGCTTGCAATTACCTATAAACTTGACTATGAAATGACTTCGGATTGCATATTGATCAACACTGTAATCTCTTTGATTACACTTCCGGCAATAATCATGATAATTTAA
- a CDS encoding undecaprenyl-phosphate glucose phosphotransferase, whose translation MIKENQKALNIMLVLIDVLVIILSLVCSFLLRFKTTLFGPIGGHLGLSSYLLFLVLAVIPVYLILYFAFGLYKPRRTYKNIFSEATQIIKVNILAFFILVSILFIINQPNFSRIMLFLLGIIGAFFGIIERFIIRSFLRNLRVNNKNLKHILIVGDNELAFSFARKIHENPYLGFVVSGFLGRSEHVGSEIEGCKVIGAFNDFDHVLENNNFDRVVLAIPLKYYYKINELVESCEKVGIKAEIIPDYIRYFPAQPSVDMIEDIPIINIRYVPLDDDFNKFLKYTSDYIISIIAIIITSPIMIITAIAIKLTSPGPIIFKQERMGHNGEIFEMYKFRSMKVQDPNEEKSEWTTKDDPRKTKVGEIIRKTSIDELPQFFNVLKGDMSVVGPRPERPYFVDQFKETIPKYMVKHQVRPGLTGWAQIHGCRGDTSIKKRIEYDIEYVENWHMGLDLGIMIKTTLKKNPNAY comes from the coding sequence ATGATAAAGGAAAATCAAAAGGCACTAAACATAATGTTGGTTTTAATTGATGTATTGGTGATAATCTTATCACTGGTATGTTCATTCTTGTTAAGGTTTAAAACCACATTGTTCGGTCCAATTGGAGGGCATTTAGGCTTATCAAGCTATTTACTGTTTTTAGTGCTGGCTGTTATTCCTGTTTATCTGATTTTATATTTTGCATTTGGTTTGTATAAGCCTCGCAGGACATATAAGAATATATTTTCGGAAGCCACTCAGATTATAAAAGTGAATATCCTTGCATTCTTTATTCTGGTTTCAATTTTATTTATCATAAATCAGCCTAACTTTTCAAGGATTATGCTATTTTTACTGGGAATAATAGGTGCATTCTTTGGAATTATTGAAAGATTTATTATAAGAAGCTTTTTAAGGAATTTAAGAGTAAACAATAAGAATCTAAAGCATATTCTTATAGTTGGGGACAATGAGTTGGCGTTCTCATTTGCACGCAAGATTCATGAAAATCCATATCTCGGATTTGTAGTCAGCGGATTTTTGGGAAGGTCAGAGCATGTCGGTAGTGAAATTGAAGGATGCAAAGTAATCGGTGCATTTAATGATTTCGACCATGTCCTTGAAAATAATAATTTCGACAGAGTAGTTTTGGCTATTCCATTAAAATATTATTATAAGATTAATGAACTTGTGGAGAGCTGTGAAAAGGTGGGAATCAAGGCGGAAATCATTCCCGACTACATCAGATATTTCCCGGCTCAACCGTCTGTAGACATGATTGAAGACATTCCGATAATCAATATCAGGTATGTTCCGCTTGATGATGACTTCAATAAATTCTTGAAATATACTTCAGATTATATAATATCAATAATAGCAATTATTATAACATCACCAATTATGATTATTACAGCCATTGCTATTAAGCTAACATCTCCCGGCCCAATTATATTTAAGCAGGAAAGAATGGGGCACAACGGTGAAATCTTTGAGATGTATAAGTTCCGTAGTATGAAAGTCCAGGATCCAAACGAAGAGAAGTCCGAATGGACTACAAAGGATGATCCAAGAAAAACAAAGGTCGGTGAGATTATAAGAAAAACTAGTATTGATGAATTGCCACAGTTTTTCAATGTATTGAAAGGAGACATGAGTGTTGTCGGTCCTAGACCGGAAAGGCCTTACTTTGTTGACCAGTTCAAAGAGACAATTCCAAAATATATGGTAAAGCATCAGGTCAGGCCGGGCTTGACCGGTTGGGCTCAAATCCATGGTTGCCGTGGTGACACTTCAATCAAGAAACGTATAGAATATGATATTGAATACGTAGAAAACTGGCACATGGGTTTGGACTTGGGTATAATGATTAAAACCACATTGAAGAAAAATCCTAATGCATATTAG
- a CDS encoding OB-fold nucleic acid binding domain-containing protein gives MQEIILQEYEKVKDKLSEEEFLEEIERIKADNDGIDFIDDYGAAQMVVQNHNGVDTSILDTKEKESSTMMTEDLKERYDKVKDQISEEEFFSRMEKFRQQEEHNPFMTDVSLADMVVGELVTEEPEVLSEKPEFAVDTIDKLEAGSKDVTIAGRVTSISNPRSFKTRKGQDGEVCNVELKDNTGTIRAVFWTQNIKLLKNMKVNEGDIIQIKNVDIKEGYTGLEANLRPRSTLVHLEEDSTKYPSYEEEITKIADIEPETKVNIIARILRIPTIRSYEKNGKEGKVASLELQDESGHISYTLWNKNVELIEDLKLEDGDTVKILQAQARQRPNRDGENEISLTHWDGRIIKGDFDVPEIEQEFTPIADLSEQRDVSIIGVVSRLQDIKVFTRKTDNTEGKLRNFDVRDQTGEIRVTVWGDDTSIPINKGDFIKVIGGDVRFDEYTQSQYSMNTNFNTQITLNPENLSLEQIDELEAIRNELHPVPVGQIQFDFDEDGVEIDIQGRILSLEDKREFQRDDGTAGVVRSALFADESGKVRLSFWNEKAEGDYEVGEAYRIENARTRLGMYSVDLNIGGGSRIIRLSEEQASALFIPQLATLEKAIYEFKKIEDLDEDEQDTIIVGRIFEISETRHFDRDNGDTGSVRNIEIADDTGSIRVALWDKDTEREFEIGQAVKLQNPRLTLDMDNRLQATVSGGTTILEPDEKELADLPSQDELMESIFAPKTIESLLEDDTNVHITARIKEVATDRFLLKKCPNCHENVEESEDEFICDNCGHVFDEPEYTLMIPTRVEDDTGDISVTFFGNLAEELIEMDKEEIISLIDDGYGIEEKLQDLEGMTIEIIANVSFNEYSEENRLSPKKLLKKYF, from the coding sequence ATGCAAGAAATTATTTTACAAGAATATGAAAAAGTAAAAGATAAACTTTCTGAAGAAGAGTTCTTAGAAGAAATCGAACGAATCAAAGCTGATAATGATGGAATCGATTTCATTGATGATTACGGCGCTGCTCAAATGGTAGTGCAAAATCATAATGGTGTTGACACATCTATACTTGATACAAAAGAAAAGGAATCCTCAACCATGATGACTGAAGATTTAAAAGAAAGATACGATAAAGTTAAAGATCAAATTTCCGAAGAAGAATTCTTTTCAAGAATGGAGAAATTTAGACAACAAGAAGAACACAATCCATTTATGACCGATGTGAGTCTGGCGGATATGGTAGTTGGTGAACTGGTTACAGAAGAACCTGAAGTTCTATCCGAAAAACCTGAATTTGCTGTAGATACCATTGATAAACTCGAAGCAGGCAGTAAGGATGTCACAATTGCAGGAAGGGTAACATCAATTTCCAATCCAAGATCATTTAAAACACGCAAAGGTCAAGATGGGGAAGTCTGTAATGTAGAACTTAAAGATAACACCGGTACTATAAGGGCAGTATTTTGGACACAGAACATCAAACTGCTAAAAAATATGAAAGTCAATGAAGGAGATATCATTCAAATTAAGAATGTTGATATCAAGGAAGGATACACCGGCCTTGAAGCTAATCTAAGACCAAGGTCAACTCTTGTTCATTTGGAAGAAGATTCAACTAAATATCCTTCATATGAAGAAGAGATTACCAAAATCGCCGATATCGAACCGGAAACTAAAGTCAATATTATTGCAAGAATCCTTAGAATTCCAACCATCAGAAGTTATGAAAAAAATGGAAAAGAAGGAAAAGTTGCATCATTGGAATTGCAGGATGAATCAGGACACATTTCATACACTTTATGGAACAAAAATGTGGAATTAATTGAAGATTTAAAATTAGAGGATGGAGACACAGTTAAAATTCTTCAAGCTCAAGCACGCCAAAGACCAAACAGGGACGGTGAAAACGAAATCTCACTTACCCATTGGGATGGAAGAATTATTAAAGGCGACTTTGATGTTCCTGAAATTGAGCAAGAATTCACTCCTATTGCAGATTTAAGTGAACAGAGAGATGTTTCAATCATAGGGGTAGTTTCAAGACTCCAGGATATTAAAGTGTTCACAAGAAAAACCGATAATACTGAAGGAAAATTAAGAAACTTTGATGTCAGAGACCAAACCGGTGAAATAAGAGTTACAGTTTGGGGAGATGACACCAGCATTCCAATCAACAAAGGTGATTTCATTAAAGTCATTGGTGGAGATGTACGCTTTGACGAATACACTCAAAGCCAATACTCAATGAATACCAACTTCAATACTCAGATTACCCTTAATCCTGAAAACTTATCACTTGAACAAATTGATGAATTGGAAGCAATCAGAAATGAGTTGCATCCTGTTCCTGTTGGACAGATCCAATTTGACTTTGATGAGGATGGAGTTGAAATCGATATTCAAGGAAGAATTCTCTCTCTCGAAGATAAAAGGGAATTCCAAAGAGATGACGGTACTGCAGGAGTTGTACGTTCAGCACTCTTTGCTGATGAATCCGGAAAAGTCAGATTATCCTTCTGGAATGAAAAGGCTGAAGGGGACTATGAAGTAGGTGAAGCATACAGGATTGAAAACGCTAGAACCAGACTTGGAATGTATAGTGTTGACTTAAACATAGGAGGCGGTTCTAGAATCATCAGATTATCTGAAGAACAAGCATCTGCATTGTTTATACCTCAATTAGCTACACTTGAAAAAGCGATTTACGAATTCAAAAAAATCGAAGACCTTGACGAAGACGAGCAAGATACAATCATTGTCGGTAGAATCTTTGAAATAAGTGAAACCCGCCATTTCGACAGAGACAATGGAGATACCGGATCTGTTAGAAATATAGAAATCGCCGATGATACCGGCTCTATTAGGGTTGCATTATGGGATAAAGATACCGAAAGAGAATTTGAAATCGGTCAAGCAGTCAAATTGCAAAATCCTCGTTTAACATTGGATATGGACAATCGCCTTCAAGCTACCGTATCTGGTGGTACAACAATATTGGAACCTGATGAAAAAGAATTAGCAGATTTACCTTCACAAGATGAATTAATGGAATCAATATTTGCTCCAAAAACTATTGAATCCTTACTCGAAGATGACACTAATGTTCACATAACTGCTAGAATTAAAGAAGTTGCAACTGATAGGTTTTTACTCAAAAAATGTCCAAATTGTCATGAAAATGTTGAAGAGTCTGAAGATGAGTTCATTTGTGATAATTGTGGTCATGTATTCGATGAACCTGAATACACTCTCATGATTCCAACAAGAGTTGAAGATGACACTGGAGATATTTCAGTTACTTTCTTTGGTAATTTAGCAGAAGAACTTATAGAAATGGACAAAGAGGAAATAATTTCTCTTATAGATGATGGTTACGGAATTGAAGAAAAACTTCAAGACTTAGAAGGAATGACTATTGAAATTATTGCTAATGTTAGTTTTAATGAATATAGTGAAGAAAATAGGTTAAGCCCTAAAAAACTCTTAAAAAAATACTTTTAA
- the radA gene encoding DNA repair and recombination protein RadA, with translation MVELSDLPGVGEKTAEKLKDAGFADMMRLATATPKELSVKAEIGEGVAEKVIEAARRAENITFETALEVDERRKDVGHITVGSQEFNDLIGGGIETQSITEVFGEFGSGKSQISHELAVTVQLPEELGGLDGECVFVDTENTFRPERVRQIAEGFELDTEEVLSRIHVARAFNSAHQILMVDKINELIQSGANVKLVIVDSLMAHFRAEYVGRESLAVRQQKLNQHLHSLQQIANTYNVAVFLTNQVQAKPDSFFGSPTKAIGGHVLGHASTYRIWLKKGLAGKRIARLVDSPHLPEGECVFKITSEGIVS, from the coding sequence ATGGTTGAATTAAGTGATTTACCAGGTGTTGGAGAAAAAACAGCAGAAAAATTAAAAGATGCAGGTTTCGCTGATATGATGAGATTAGCAACCGCTACTCCTAAGGAATTATCAGTAAAAGCTGAAATTGGTGAGGGTGTTGCTGAAAAAGTTATTGAAGCTGCTCGTAGAGCTGAAAACATTACTTTTGAAACTGCTCTTGAAGTTGACGAAAGAAGGAAAGATGTTGGACACATCACTGTAGGAAGCCAAGAATTCAATGATTTAATCGGTGGAGGTATTGAAACCCAATCCATTACAGAAGTATTCGGTGAATTCGGATCAGGTAAAAGTCAAATTTCCCATGAACTGGCTGTAACCGTTCAATTACCAGAAGAACTCGGTGGTCTTGACGGGGAATGTGTATTTGTCGATACTGAAAACACTTTCCGTCCAGAAAGGGTAAGACAAATTGCTGAAGGATTTGAATTAGACACTGAAGAAGTTTTAAGCAGAATCCATGTTGCACGTGCATTTAACTCCGCTCACCAAATCCTGATGGTTGATAAAATCAACGAACTCATTCAAAGTGGAGCTAATGTTAAATTGGTCATTGTGGATTCATTAATGGCTCACTTCAGAGCTGAATATGTTGGAAGGGAATCATTAGCTGTAAGACAGCAAAAATTAAACCAACATTTACATTCACTTCAACAAATTGCTAACACTTACAATGTTGCAGTATTTTTAACCAACCAGGTACAAGCTAAACCAGATTCCTTCTTTGGAAGTCCTACCAAAGCTATTGGTGGACACGTTTTAGGTCACGCTTCAACTTACAGAATCTGGCTTAAAAAAGGTTTGGCCGGTAAAAGAATCGCACGTTTAGTGGATTCCCCTCATTTACCTGAAGGTGAATGTGTATTTAAAATTACTAGCGAAGGTATCGTTAGCTAA
- a CDS encoding CoB--CoM heterodisulfide reductase iron-sulfur subunit A family protein, with translation MAEEINNNEELRIGVYVCHCGVNVGGVVDCPSVAEYAKSLPGVVHATDYKYMCSDPGQAMIQEDIKEKNLNRIVVAACSPRLHEPTFRRCVEEAGLNKFLFEFANLREQDSWVHMNEPEAATEKAKDLTRMAVAKARLLEPLEATKVAVDNKALVIGGGVAGIQTALDLGDMGFKTYMVERNPTIGGRMGQLDKTFPTLDCSMCILAPKMVDCSKHENIELISYAEVTEVDGYIGNFKVTVEKKARYVDEDLCTGCGACQEACPIEIPNYYDEGVGMVKAAYIPFPQAVPLCATIDKDYCIECNLCVQACGPDAIDHNQQPTKIELEVGTIVAAIGYDPFDPSGIYQYGYGRFSNVITAMEIERMINASGPTGGHVIKPSDGIEPKRVAFIHCVGSRDEQIGKPYCSRVCCMYSMKNAQLCIDHEPDTEVTCYYMDIRSFGKGYEEFYKTSQEKYGIEFIRGKPAQIFENDDLTLTIRAEDTLLGKVTEYTYDLVVLSVGLEHSAGSDELRQTLGLSRSADGFYMEAHPKLRPVDTLTDGVYIAGVAQGPKDIPDSVAQGSAAASRAAIPMAKGEVEIEPIIASNDETVCGACQVCVELCPYGAIAIATGVGGKEFAQINTALCKGCGTCVGACPSGAMNQQHFKTEQIMAQISAALEDIGK, from the coding sequence ATGGCAGAAGAAATAAATAATAACGAAGAATTAAGGATAGGTGTTTACGTCTGTCACTGTGGTGTAAACGTTGGAGGAGTAGTAGACTGTCCTAGCGTAGCTGAGTATGCTAAGTCTTTACCTGGCGTTGTCCACGCAACAGACTACAAATACATGTGTTCAGACCCTGGTCAAGCAATGATCCAAGAAGATATCAAAGAGAAAAACTTAAACAGAATTGTTGTAGCAGCATGTTCCCCTCGTCTTCACGAACCTACTTTCCGTAGATGTGTAGAAGAAGCTGGATTAAACAAATTCTTATTTGAATTTGCTAACTTAAGGGAACAAGACTCCTGGGTACACATGAACGAACCTGAAGCAGCTACCGAAAAAGCAAAAGACTTAACCCGTATGGCAGTTGCAAAAGCTAGATTACTCGAACCATTAGAAGCTACCAAAGTAGCAGTAGATAACAAAGCTTTAGTTATCGGTGGTGGAGTAGCTGGTATCCAAACCGCTTTAGATTTAGGTGACATGGGCTTCAAAACCTACATGGTAGAAAGAAACCCAACCATTGGTGGACGTATGGGACAATTAGATAAAACATTCCCTACTCTCGACTGTTCAATGTGTATTTTAGCACCTAAAATGGTAGACTGTTCCAAACACGAAAACATCGAATTAATCTCTTACGCAGAAGTAACTGAAGTAGACGGATACATCGGAAACTTCAAAGTAACTGTAGAGAAAAAAGCTAGATACGTAGATGAAGATTTATGTACTGGATGTGGAGCTTGTCAAGAAGCTTGTCCTATCGAAATACCTAACTACTACGACGAAGGTGTAGGTATGGTAAAAGCTGCTTACATTCCATTCCCTCAAGCTGTACCATTATGTGCAACCATCGATAAAGATTACTGTATCGAATGTAACTTATGTGTACAAGCATGTGGACCAGACGCAATCGACCACAACCAACAACCTACCAAAATTGAATTAGAAGTTGGTACTATCGTTGCAGCAATCGGTTACGACCCATTCGATCCTTCCGGAATTTACCAATACGGATACGGACGTTTCTCAAACGTTATTACCGCTATGGAAATTGAAAGGATGATTAACGCATCAGGTCCTACTGGTGGTCACGTAATCAAACCTTCCGACGGTATCGAACCTAAACGTGTTGCATTCATCCACTGTGTAGGTTCCAGAGATGAACAAATCGGTAAACCATACTGTTCCAGAGTATGTTGTATGTACTCCATGAAAAACGCTCAATTATGTATTGACCACGAACCTGACACCGAAGTAACTTGTTACTACATGGATATCCGTTCATTCGGTAAAGGTTACGAAGAGTTCTACAAAACATCTCAAGAAAAATACGGTATCGAATTCATCAGAGGTAAACCAGCACAAATCTTCGAAAACGATGATTTAACCTTAACTATCAGAGCAGAAGATACTTTACTCGGTAAAGTAACTGAATACACTTACGACTTAGTTGTATTAAGCGTAGGTCTCGAACACTCCGCAGGATCTGACGAACTCAGACAAACTCTCGGTTTATCCAGATCTGCAGACGGATTCTACATGGAAGCTCACCCTAAACTCAGACCTGTTGACACCTTAACTGACGGTGTTTACATTGCTGGTGTAGCACAAGGTCCTAAAGATATTCCTGACTCCGTAGCACAAGGTTCAGCTGCAGCATCCAGAGCAGCAATCCCAATGGCTAAAGGAGAAGTAGAAATCGAACCTATTATTGCATCCAACGACGAAACCGTTTGTGGAGCATGCCAAGTATGTGTTGAATTATGTCCATACGGTGCTATTGCTATCGCAACCGGTGTAGGTGGAAAAGAATTTGCACAAATTAACACCGCATTATGTAAAGGATGTGGTACTTGTGTAGGTGCATGTCCATCTGGTGCAATGAACCAACAACACTTCAAAACCGAGCAAATTATGGCACAAATCAGTGCTGCTCTTGAAGACATAGGTAAATAG